CGCGGTGATGATCGGTGCAGCGATCTGGCACGCGAGCCGTGGCGAGGGCACGAACATCGCCAACAACGTCGTCCTCGGCGCCATTGTTGGGTACATCGGATACGCACGCTGGAAGGTCACACCCCTCGAGGGTCAAACCGCCGCTTGATGGCGGCCGCAGGAGCTGGTTCGGGAGGCGCCTCCCTGGGGCCGGCGGACGGGGAAGCGTGCCGGACGGCTACCATTCGTCTCTCATGTCCGCTGCTCCCTTTCGCAACGTCGCGCTGATCGCGCACGTCGACCATGGCAAGACCACACTGGTGGATGCCATGTTGAACGCCGCCGGGGTCTTTTCCGACCACGAGGTACATGTCGACCGCGTCATGGACTCCGGAGACCAGGAACGCGAGCGGGGCATCACGATCCTCGCCAAGGCCGCCTCGATTGAGTGGAAGGGCGCCAGGATCAATCTCGTCGACACACCCGGCCACGCCGACTTCGGTGGGGAGGTCGAGCGAGCACTGGCACTCGTCGACGGCGTCTTGCTGCTGGTTGATGCCGCCGAGGGCCCGATGCCGCAGACGCGTTATGTGCTCTCGAAAGCTCTGGACGCCCACCTCCCCGCGGTTGTAGTGGTCAACAAGGTTGATCGGCCTGACGCCCGAGTCGATGAGGTAATTGATGAGATCTATCAGCTGTTCTTCGACCTCGACGCCGCCGACCACCACATCGAGTTCCCGATCATCTCGTCTGTCGCCCGTTTCGGGCGGGCCATCCTTGGAGCAGGCATTCCCGCCGAGGGCGACGACCTCTCGGCCCTGCTCGATGCCATCGTCGAGACGATTCCGGCTCCGTCCGGTGACCCTGCCGCGCCGTTGCAGGCGCTGGTCACGAACCTCGACGCCTCCGACTACCTCGGCCGCCTCGCCATCGGACGCGTGATGCAAGGGACCTTGCGCGCCGGAGATCAGGTCGTCCTCTGTCACTCCAATGTTGAGGAGCCGCCGCTCAAGCGGAAGCTGACTCAGTTGATGGGGTTCTCAGGTGTCCACCGGGTCGATGTCGAGGAGCGAATCGCCGGCGATCTCTTCGTCCTCGCCGGGTTCCCGGAGGTCGAGATCGGGGATACGCTCGCAGATGCCAACAATCCGGTGGCCCTTCCTCGCCTGGAAGTGGATGAGCCTGTGTTGCGCATGACGTTTGGTGTGAACACCTCCCCTCTGGCCGGCAAGGACGGCAACTTCCTGACGTCACGTCAGATCAGGGAGCGCCTGGAGCGAGAAGTACTCGGCAACGTCTCCATCCGGATCGGCCCAACCTCCTCACCGGAGGTGATCGAAGTGGCGGGTCGCGGGGAGCTGCAGCTGGCGGTGCTGATCGAGTCAATGCGGCGGGAGGGCTTTGAACTGCAAGTGAGCCGTCCAGAGGTGATTCTCCGGGAGATCGACGGCAAACCTCACGAGCCGCTCGAGCGTGCGGTTGTCGATGTGCCGGACGAGTATGTCGGGACCGTTACGCAGGCGGTCGCCCCCAGGAAGGGGAGTGTGACCGACATGCGGCCGGGCGATCGGGGTCGGACCATCGTTACCCTGGTGGCCCCGTCACGGGGACTGTTGGGTTTTCGGTCACTCCTGATGACGGCTACGCGCGGAACGGGCCTCGTGCATCAGCACCACGACGGGTGGATGCCCTGGGCGGGAGAGCTGCCACACCGCCAGGGTGGGCCCATCGTTTCCGATCGGCGCGGCACATCGACCGGTTTCGCCCTCGACAACCTCCAGAAGCGTGGGGAGCTCTTCATCGGACCCGGTGAGGAGGTCTACGAAGGGATGATCATCGGCGAGAACTCGCGCCCGGCCGATATGCCGGCCAACGCCGCCAAGGCCAAGCAACTCACGAACGTTCGTGCCTCCGGCGCCGACGATGCCATCAAGCTGAAGCCGGCGCGTCATCTAACTCTCGAGACTGCCATCGAGTGGATTTCCGACGATGAACTCGTCGAAGTGACCCCGAAGAACATCCGGGTGCGCAAGCGCCACCTCACCGAGAGCGATCGCAAACTCGCCGCCAAGCGCCGCTAGGCCCCAAACCCCGTTTTCGCGCGGGAATCGAACCCCATAGGGTGGGAATCCCGCGCGAAAACGGAGGATTCAGGGGGCGAAGAGGGCTTTGATCAAACCCGGCTCGCGCTCGGCGAAGGCTTGGTAGAGGTCGGGCCCATCCTGCAACCGTTCCTCCGGGTGTGTCACAACGACATCGTCCGGCACAGTCAACCGGCCCTCGTCGAGCATTGGGAGGATTTGGTCGAGCACCGACCGGACCGGGGCCCGTCCGAACCGGACGGTGATGTTGCGGTCGTACGCCTCGATCGGTGAGAAGGGAAACGCTGGCTCGGTCTGTACGGCGATCACCGAGAGCGTGCCGCCCGGGCGTACCGACCGAAACGCGAACCCCTGGGCGGCCGACGTGCCCGCCGCCTCAATGACTGATGGCAGATCGTCGGGTATTGCCGGGTCGCCGGGGCTCATCGGGACCGCTCCCAACCGGGCCGACTGCTCGAGTCGATCGTCCATCGGATCGACCGCGAAGATCGGGTCGGCGCCGAGTGCCCGCAGGGAGACGATCGCTGAGAGTCCCACCGATCCGAGTCCGACGACCATCGCCGGCTCGTCCGTCACCGGATCCGATCGTTCTGCCGCGTACCAGCCGGTGGGGAGGTTGTCGGTCAGCAGAATGGCCTGAGGGTCCGAGACACCTGCAGGGATCCCCACCAGCGTGCCGTCGGCCAGTGGCACGCGCAGCATCGATGCCTGGCCTCCGTGTACCGCAGGTGCCGACAAATCGTCCGGGTCACCCCATCCGAACAATTGTCCCCGCTCGCAGCGAGCGGCCAGACCGCGCCGGCACCAACGGCATATCCCGCAACTGGTGGTGAAGGGGACGAGCACCCGGTCGCCAACTGAGAATCGTGACACCTCGTCTCCAACCAGGATGACCGTTCCGACGGCTTCGTGTCCCGGCACAACTCCCGGTCTGGCCGTTTCGCGGCCCTCGTAGGTGTGGAGGTCCGACCCGCACAACCCCGCCCTGCTCACCGCGATGACCGCGTCGGTCGGCTGTTCGATTACTGGATCAGGGAGGTCGTCGCGGAACTCGATCTTCCGGATGCCCTGAAATAGAAGTCCGTGCATGGGCCGAGGCTACCGTCCTCGCGTTCTTCCGCCGGGACGGATCGCCACCGAACGACACCCGTTGAAGTAGTGCAAGAATCGTGCGTGATGTTCGGACCCGCTCGCTCCCTCTACTCGATTCGTCCCAAGGCACCCATCGCCATCCTGACGGGTATCGCGGCAGTGACGCTCATGTTCAGCGCCACGCCCTTCTTGATTCCCGAAATCGCGACTCGGTTCGGCGTGTCTCAGGGACTGGCGGGCGGGATCTCCGTGGTGCAGGTCGGGGCGTTCGCGTTGGTGAACGTCGTCCTACCGAGGTTGACCGCACCCTCAGGGAGGATCCTCAAGTGGAGTGCCTGGGCCTTCTTCGCCCTCAACGTGGCGAGCGTGCTGGCCGGGGAGTTCTGGCTGCTGCTGGCTCTGCGCTTCCTGGCCGGGTCGGCGGCCGGGGCGATCACCTGGATCGCCTGGGCGGACGCCATGCGCGAGCCCCGTTCGCTGACCGCAGTCTCCGCAGTTGGACCGATAGTGGCGATGGTCGGCGCCCCGCTCGTCTCGGCGACGGCGACCTGGGGCGATCGGGCCATCTACGGGTTGCTGGCACTGTCCACGCTTCCCGGTGCCATCGCCCGGCTCGAGACCCGGGGCGGAATGACCAGAAGGGAGGCCGTCAGCCGATCTCGTTCGAACCGCGTGCTCCTGGCCGCCCTGTTCCTTCTGACCTTCTCCGGTTCGAGCCTCTTCGTCTACGCGTCGGTGGCGGCCAGAGCAACGCTCGGCCTGAGCGCAGTGGCGACCTCGTGGGCATTCTCGTTGAACGCGGCGGCCGGCCTGGCCGGTGCCCGACTCGCCGCCCACCACCGTCGCCCCGGCTGGTGGCTGGCCAGCGCCGGACCGGCCGTGGCCATCTCGATCGCAGGCGGCCATGCGGCCTGGTTCTTCGTCGGGATGGCCTGGTGGGGCTTCGCATTCTGGATGGGATTGCCGGGAGTGCTGCAGATGCTGGCGGTGCGATCTCTGGCAGCCGACGAACGGGCAGGCGACGCACAAGGTGTGATGGCCATGGGCCGGTCCATCGGCCCGTTGATGGGAGGGGGATTCACCGATGCAGGCGCGTTCAGCACGCTCGCGGTTATCGCCGGTATCGGTGTTTCGGCGTCGGGGATAGCGGTGATCGGCGTGCAAGAAGGCCGTGAACGTCTACCTCCTTCGGATCCCACCTTCGCCGGGCCGAACCGGAGTGCGCCCGGAGCCTGAGAGCTCCTACAGGAGACGTTGTTTGCGGCGTCTCCGTCCACTGCGACGGACCGGCGCGGCCGGCTTCTCGTCGCCTTCGCCGTCCGGCTGGTCCCATGCCGCCAGGTCGTCCAGCCGATCGTCGTTCGAGAACATCTTGACGATGGGTTTGACAAGTCCGGCTTCCTGCTGAATTCGTTGCATGGCTGCCATCTGATCCCATTCGATCATGGTGACCACCAGACCTTCTTCCCCCGCTCTGGCGGTACGGCCCGACCGATGAACGTACGTGCGCGAGTCCTCCGGTGGGTCGTAGTGCAGGACGATGTCGACGCCGTCGATGTGGAGGCCTCGGGCGGCTACGTTGGTGGCCACCAGGACCGGGCTCTTCCCGCTGGCGAACTCGGCCAGCGTTCGCTCTCGCTTGGGCTGTGGGAGGTCTCCATGAATCGGGCGGGCTTGAACACCGAGGGCTCGCAGGTCACGGGCGATTTGATCGCACGCCCGCTTCGTCCGGACGAACACCAGCATGCGGTCGGCGGTTTCGGCGATGCGGGCGGCCACCTTGGCCTTGTCCATGTGGTGGACCTCTAGGAACCTGTGCTCGGAAGTCTCAACGGTGACGGTGTCCGAGCTGACCTCGTGGAACACCGGATCGTCTGTGTAACTCGAGATGAGATTGCCGACGGGCCCATCGAGCGTCGCAGAGAACAAGAACGTCTGGTGCTTCCGCTTGATCTGACGCATGGCAAAGCGAACCTGCGGAAGGAAGCCCATATCGGCCATCTGGTCTGCCTCGTCGATCACCACCATCTCGACGTCATCGATGAACAGGACCTTTCGATCGGCCAGGTCGAGTAGACGGCCGGGCGTAGCCACGACCACTTCGACGCCCTGTGCCAGCGTGTCGATCTGGTGTTTCATCGACACGCCGCCGTAGATGGAGAGCAGCGAGAATCCGCGGGTTTCGCATAGTGGTGCCAGTGCTTCACTCACCTGCACGCACAGTTCACGGGTCGGAACCAGCACGAGGGCGATCGGTCGTCGCGGTGGTGCCTTGTGCAGGCGATCGACGATTGGCAGACCGAATGCAAGGGTTTTGCCGGAGCCCGTCTTGGCCCGGCCGCAGATATCCCGGCCCTTCAGAGCATCGGGAATGGCGAGGGCCTGAATGGGGAAGGGCGAGGTGATGCCTTGCCGCTCGAGTATTTCCGCCAGGTCTTCGGCGACACCCAACTGGGCGAAGGTGGAGGTCGTGGTGAGGTGATCTTGTTCGCGGTTCAAATGTTCAGGTGCTCCTAGAGAGAAGGCTCGATCCGGCGTGGAGAGCCGCCGGCACTTCGGGCCGGTGGAGCTAGCTTAGTGGCCCGGCGCCCGGGTGGCTTCCTCAGTTGGTTGCACTCTCCCGTGAGGCTGGCAAGCTGGTGGCGATGGTTTTCGATGAATAGCTACGAATTCGACCTGGAATACGAAGTCGAGCGTCGCCGGCGGGTCCGGCGCCTCCGGGTCGTGGCCGCCATTGTGGCCGTTGCTCTGCTGGCGCTCACAGTGCTGAGCACGACCTTCGACGTCATCAACTTCCCGCCTTCGCCGACCCCCACGACCGAGCCGGTCTTCGTCGCACTGGCCGCCACCGGTTGATCCCGCCCGCCCTATCCTCCTGGCGTGCTCTCCCACACCAGCCTGCCGGTAGAAGGCTCTCTGCCGTCGCTTCGTTCGGCGCTGGCTGCGCAGCGGCAAGCCGTGCTGGTCGCGCCGCCGGGCTCCGGCAAGACGACGATCGTTCCGCTTCTGCTGCTGGCGGAACCGTGGCTCGAGGGCCGAAAGATCACCGTGCTCGAACCGCGACGCCTGGCGACGCGAGCGGCCGCCAGGCGCATGGCGTTCCTGCTGGGGGAGCAGGCGGGGGAGACGGTCGGCTATGTCACCAAGACCGATCGCAAGGTCGGCCCTGATACTCGCATCGAGGTGGTGACGGAAGGGGTGCTGACGAGGCGCCTGCAGCGCGATCCTGAACTCCCCGGGGTGGGCCTGGTCGTATTCGACGAGTTCCATGAACGAAGTCTCCAGACCGATCTTGGCCTCGCCCTGGCCCTCGATGCGAAGAGAATGCTGCGGCCGGACCTTCGTCTGCTCGTGATGTCTGCCACGATCGACGCCGACAAGATCGCCGGCTTGCTCGGTGGGGCGCCCGTGATCCGGAGCGAAGCACGCTCTTTTCCCGTCGAGGTCCGCTGGGAGCCGCGACCGCGCCAGACCTGGCTCGAGCCCCATGTCGTTGCCGTGGTCCGGCAGGCGTTGCGGACCGATGGTGGCGATATTCTCGTGTTCCTTCCGGGCATCGGGGAGATCAATCGCGTGATGAACCTCCTACGGGACGCCGGTGTAGAGGCCGACATTCACCGGTTGCACGGCTCTCTCTCCATCGAGGAGCAAGATGCGGCCCTGACCGTTGCATCGAGCAGGAAGGTCGTCCTGTCGACCGATATCGCCGAGTCCAGCCTGACGGTTGAAGGCGTTCGGGTTGTCGTCGACGGAGGTGCTGCCAGGGCTCCACGTTTCGACAGCCGAACGGGAATGACCCGCCTCAAAACGATTCCGATCTCCAAAGCGTCGGCCGATCAGCGGTCCGGCCGGGCCGGTCGCACCGAACCGGGCGTCGCCTATCGCCTGTGGTCGAAGGTCGAGCATGGGCCGCGCAAGGCTCATATCGAACCCGAGATCACCCAGGTCGATCTCGCCGGGTTTGCCCTCGAGTTGGCCGCCTGGGGCGCGGCCGACGCTTCGGATCTCGATTTCCTGGATCGACCACCGAGGCGTGCTCTAGCGGAGGCCCATCGGTTGTTGGGGTTGTTGGGCGCCGTCGATGGGGACGGCCGATTGACGGAGTCTGGACGGGCGATGGTGAACTTGCCGCTGCATCCCCGGCTCGCCCGGATGGTTGTCGACGCTGGTGATGATCAAGCGCTGGCGTGTCTGCTGGCCGCCGTGGTAGATGATCGCGACATTCTGCGCGGACCGTCCGACGAGATTCCGGTCGACGTTGCTCTTCGGATTGAGTTGGTCACCGGCGCGGCGGACGCTCATCCAAACCTCGATCGGCGAGCACTCGAGCGGTTGCGGCGCAACGCCCGCGACCTCGCCCGGCGGGCGGACATCAAGACGAACGCGGTCGATCCGGATCATTGCGGTCGAGTGCTGGCGCTGGCTTTTCCGGATCGCCTCGCCGTACAACGGGGGACTGCCGGACGATTCCAACTGCGAACCGGCACCTCGGCCTGGATGGCGTCCTCTGATTCACTGGCAGGGGAACGTTTCGTGGTTGTAGCCGATCTGGACGGCAAGCGAAAGGATGCGCGAATACGTCTCGCGGCTGCCCTCGTCGGGGATGAGGTGTCCGCCGTGTACGGGCATGAAGTGGAGGAGCGGGCCGAGCTGGTGTGGGTCGATGATCGTCTGATGGAGCGTCGGACGGTCCGGTTGGGGGGGATGGTGATCGAGGAGCGTGAGCAGCGTGCCGCGCCCGGCCCTGAGGCAACTGCGGCGGTGATCTCCCGATTGCAGCAGCGGAAGCTCGAGGATTTGCCGTGGACGGATGCGGCCAGATCCATCCGTGACCGTGTCGCCTTCCTGCGAAACACTGTGGGGTCACGGTGGCCGGACTGGTCGACCCCGGCCCTGGTCGAGTCCCTGGAAGATTGGCTGCTGCCATCGCTCGGCTTGCCGACCGGATTCGACCGTTTCGACCGTCTCGACCTGGCTTCGGTCCTTCGGGGGCGTTTGGGGTATCCACTTGCCGGGGAGCTCGAACGTCTCGCTCCGAAGGAGATCACCGTTCCCAGTGGGCGGTCGGTTCGCGTCGACTACTCGAGGGATTGGCCGACGGTGGCAGTGCGAGTGCAGGAGATGTACGGCACGACGACTACTCCGACGGTGGGGGGTCAACCGGTGGTGCTCCAGCTGCTGTCACCGGCTCGCCGGCCACTCCAGATCACCCGGGACCTCGGCGGATTCTGGACCGGGTCGTGGTCGGACGTTCGCAAAGAGATGGCAGGCCGCTACCCGAAGCACGACTGGCCAGACGATCCGGCCACCGCCACGCCGACAAGCTAGGAGCCGGCGACCAACCCGCGACTCGCGACTCGCGACCAGCGACTCATGAAATCACCATCATCAGGGCGCTCAACACCAGCAAGATCACACCGGCGACCAGTGTGTTGGTCGAGGTCATACCCGACGGCAGTCGGGCGGCGGCGATGGAGTCTGTTCCCACAACGACGGCGATGAGCAAGGTGATCATGCCGCTGAGCATGAGCAGGGCGGTCAAGATGCCCGGGAGGAAGATCCCGAGAATGATGCCAATCACGACGACCCCGGCACCGATCTTCCACGAAAGCGGAAGGGCGGCGATCAGCGAGCCCTTCTTGGCGGCAGGTTTCTTTTTGGCAGGCTGTTGCTCTGCTCTGCGTGCCGGAGGTTGCTCCTCGAGTGCGGGCGGTGGGGGAGCAACGGTCATCGGCTCGGGCTCTGTGAGGTAGCTCGGCACAGGTTTGGGCTCGGCCGCGGGAGTGGCGATTCCGGGTTCCAGCGTCGGGCTTTCCGCGGCCTTGGCCTTCTTCGATGTGCGTCCGCGAGGTTCCTTTGGCGGACTGGCCTTCTTCTCCTTGCGCGAGCGTCGTGCGGTGTGTTTTGGCGCCGAGCGCGGAGCATCCTCCTTGATTTCGACGAGGCGTGTGAATCCTTCTGGATCGTCGACCGAGATGAGAAGTTGCTCGCCCTCGACTTCGAGGACAAACGCTCCGCTCTTGCGACGGATGTCGAGCCCGGCCAGGCTCCAGTTACCGATTTCGTCCGCCGTGCCGACGAGAATCATCAGGCGGCCGCCATCAACGCGGATGCCGGCCGGCATCTTGGTCCCCGCGTCTCCGGCTATCTGTAGTGAACCTTCAAACGTTGGCATCGCTCAACTCTCGAACGTGATGACGTGTACGCATAGTGAAATCCCTGGCCGGCCCCTCCAGTATCTTAGGCGCTGGTGCGTTGAGACCCACACATGATTCTCCGCAGTGCTGTGGCGCGTGACGGTCCGTTGTATTGCCGAGAAAATCTGCACGTGTTTCTCAGCAATGCTGTGGCGCGTGACAGGCCATTGCATTGCTGAGAAAGTCCGGGGTTCTATCCGAATGGGTCGCCTTCCAGGGCTTCGCCGACGGGCACGGGAGCTTCGGCGACGAAGCTGTCTCCATTGCCAATGATCGGCGCGGACGACCGTCGGTTCCACAGCACGAATGCGAGGGCGGCCACTAGCACGACGGCTGCGGCTGCCGCGATCGGGATTAGCGGGAGCCCTCCCCCTGGGGCAGACTCAGCGCTGATCACCCGTCCGGAGTCGGTCAAGTGAACCTTCCATACCAGGGTGCCGTCCGACTGCTCTGAATCGGCGTTGTGGGTGACGATCTCGCCGGGCAGCTTCACGAGGATCTCCGCGTCGAAGAAGGTCTCCGAGAGGTCGTCAACGGAGCCGCCGAGGTCGAATCCTTCGACGCCCTGGAGCCCCTGCTCGAGGGTCTCGCCGCTCATGGTGGCTTCGAACCGGAACCCGCCGCCTTCGGTGGTTTCTACAGTGAAGGTTTCGAACAGACCATCTTCGCCGCTGAACACGGTACCGGCGATCGAGCGAAGTTCGGCGAGATCATCGAAGCCGGTACTCGCCTCCATGCCGGTGAACTCACCCTCCGACCAGTCCGTCGAACTCCAACCGGCCGGCAGATCCGTCGTCAGGTCGGCGAGCGGGTCACCCTCCGGCGCGAACGAGCCCATTAGCTCCATGAGTTCTTCGTCGAACCCGAAGACGACGGAGGCTTTGCCCGATCCGTCGCTGTTGAGCTCGAAGCCCTGATCTACTTTCACTTTGCAGCCGGTCAGGAGAACGGCCAATACCACGACTGGAATTAGTCGGCGCATGAGATTCCTTGGTCGGTTCTAAGGAACTTCGGCTGCGAACCCGATGTCCTTGAGGTTTGTCGAACCTGGAGAAACAACTGGGGCCGCCGGGTTCTCCCGTTGCCGCGGGCCCGTGCCTCTACGATTACG
The Acidimicrobiia bacterium DNA segment above includes these coding regions:
- the typA gene encoding translational GTPase TypA, whose amino-acid sequence is MSAAPFRNVALIAHVDHGKTTLVDAMLNAAGVFSDHEVHVDRVMDSGDQERERGITILAKAASIEWKGARINLVDTPGHADFGGEVERALALVDGVLLLVDAAEGPMPQTRYVLSKALDAHLPAVVVVNKVDRPDARVDEVIDEIYQLFFDLDAADHHIEFPIISSVARFGRAILGAGIPAEGDDLSALLDAIVETIPAPSGDPAAPLQALVTNLDASDYLGRLAIGRVMQGTLRAGDQVVLCHSNVEEPPLKRKLTQLMGFSGVHRVDVEERIAGDLFVLAGFPEVEIGDTLADANNPVALPRLEVDEPVLRMTFGVNTSPLAGKDGNFLTSRQIRERLEREVLGNVSIRIGPTSSPEVIEVAGRGELQLAVLIESMRREGFELQVSRPEVILREIDGKPHEPLERAVVDVPDEYVGTVTQAVAPRKGSVTDMRPGDRGRTIVTLVAPSRGLLGFRSLLMTATRGTGLVHQHHDGWMPWAGELPHRQGGPIVSDRRGTSTGFALDNLQKRGELFIGPGEEVYEGMIIGENSRPADMPANAAKAKQLTNVRASGADDAIKLKPARHLTLETAIEWISDDELVEVTPKNIRVRKRHLTESDRKLAAKRR
- a CDS encoding alcohol dehydrogenase catalytic domain-containing protein, with the protein product MHGLLFQGIRKIEFRDDLPDPVIEQPTDAVIAVSRAGLCGSDLHTYEGRETARPGVVPGHEAVGTVILVGDEVSRFSVGDRVLVPFTTSCGICRWCRRGLAARCERGQLFGWGDPDDLSAPAVHGGQASMLRVPLADGTLVGIPAGVSDPQAILLTDNLPTGWYAAERSDPVTDEPAMVVGLGSVGLSAIVSLRALGADPIFAVDPMDDRLEQSARLGAVPMSPGDPAIPDDLPSVIEAAGTSAAQGFAFRSVRPGGTLSVIAVQTEPAFPFSPIEAYDRNITVRFGRAPVRSVLDQILPMLDEGRLTVPDDVVVTHPEERLQDGPDLYQAFAEREPGLIKALFAP
- a CDS encoding DEAD/DEAH box helicase produces the protein MNREQDHLTTTSTFAQLGVAEDLAEILERQGITSPFPIQALAIPDALKGRDICGRAKTGSGKTLAFGLPIVDRLHKAPPRRPIALVLVPTRELCVQVSEALAPLCETRGFSLLSIYGGVSMKHQIDTLAQGVEVVVATPGRLLDLADRKVLFIDDVEMVVIDEADQMADMGFLPQVRFAMRQIKRKHQTFLFSATLDGPVGNLISSYTDDPVFHEVSSDTVTVETSEHRFLEVHHMDKAKVAARIAETADRMLVFVRTKRACDQIARDLRALGVQARPIHGDLPQPKRERTLAEFASGKSPVLVATNVAARGLHIDGVDIVLHYDPPEDSRTYVHRSGRTARAGEEGLVVTMIEWDQMAAMQRIQQEAGLVKPIVKMFSNDDRLDDLAAWDQPDGEGDEKPAAPVRRSGRRRRKQRLL
- the hrpB gene encoding ATP-dependent helicase HrpB, which codes for MLSHTSLPVEGSLPSLRSALAAQRQAVLVAPPGSGKTTIVPLLLLAEPWLEGRKITVLEPRRLATRAAARRMAFLLGEQAGETVGYVTKTDRKVGPDTRIEVVTEGVLTRRLQRDPELPGVGLVVFDEFHERSLQTDLGLALALDAKRMLRPDLRLLVMSATIDADKIAGLLGGAPVIRSEARSFPVEVRWEPRPRQTWLEPHVVAVVRQALRTDGGDILVFLPGIGEINRVMNLLRDAGVEADIHRLHGSLSIEEQDAALTVASSRKVVLSTDIAESSLTVEGVRVVVDGGAARAPRFDSRTGMTRLKTIPISKASADQRSGRAGRTEPGVAYRLWSKVEHGPRKAHIEPEITQVDLAGFALELAAWGAADASDLDFLDRPPRRALAEAHRLLGLLGAVDGDGRLTESGRAMVNLPLHPRLARMVVDAGDDQALACLLAAVVDDRDILRGPSDEIPVDVALRIELVTGAADAHPNLDRRALERLRRNARDLARRADIKTNAVDPDHCGRVLALAFPDRLAVQRGTAGRFQLRTGTSAWMASSDSLAGERFVVVADLDGKRKDARIRLAAALVGDEVSAVYGHEVEERAELVWVDDRLMERRTVRLGGMVIEEREQRAAPGPEATAAVISRLQQRKLEDLPWTDAARSIRDRVAFLRNTVGSRWPDWSTPALVESLEDWLLPSLGLPTGFDRFDRLDLASVLRGRLGYPLAGELERLAPKEITVPSGRSVRVDYSRDWPTVAVRVQEMYGTTTTPTVGGQPVVLQLLSPARRPLQITRDLGGFWTGSWSDVRKEMAGRYPKHDWPDDPATATPTS